One Setaria viridis chromosome 3, Setaria_viridis_v4.0, whole genome shotgun sequence DNA window includes the following coding sequences:
- the LOC117850330 gene encoding E3 ubiquitin-protein ligase RGLG3: MSGFLAVVGKIGTFLLWVLFLVLQTATRIVGSLLVGPAEQQDDAQQEPAAAAVARRRSPPASPLRDPYEPASAPLQQLWDPPPPPYPPSAPVADEYSSSSSFRRRASAPPPAEDVVVSSSAYSRPPLAAAHAHSVSAPPLRETRAVPARAAAAGGKRPRLERKYSKIVDQYRSFDEVIEALAQAGLESSNLIIGIDFTKSNEWTGKNSFNGMSLHHIGETPNPYEQAISIIGQTLSAFDEDNLIPCYGFGDASTHDQDVFAFYPDERPCNGFQEALARYREIVPHLRLSGPTSFAPIIEMATTIVEQSGGQYHVLVIIADGQVTRSVDTEFGQLSTQEQMTVDAIVQASEFPLSIILVGVGDGPWDMMKEFDDNIPARSFDNFQFVNFTAIMSKKISQSKKETEFALSALMEIPLQYKATLELGLLGRRLAKSPERVPLPPPFASYSTVSRAAPSRANSYRSVPSRPREEPTVDSTITASVTSPPAVETRVPEPQMCPVCLSKPRDMAFGCGHQTCSECGPQVADCPICRRPIDTRVKLY; encoded by the exons atGAGCGGCTTCTTG GCGGTGGTCGGCAAGATCGGCACCTTCCTGCTGTGGGTGCTCTTCCTTGTCCTGCAGACGGCCACCCGGATTGTCGGCAGCCTCCTCGTTGGACCAGCCGAGCAGCAGGACGACGCGCAGcaagagccggcggcggcggcggtagcgcGGCGCAGGTCGCCGCCAGCCTCGCCGCTCCGCGACCCCTACgagccggcgtcggcgccgctgcagcagctgtgggacccgccgccgcctccgtacCCGCCCTCAGCTCCCGTGGCGGATGAGTACTCCTCGTCCTCGAGCttccggcggcgggcgagcgcgccgccgccggctgagGACGTAGTGGTGTCTTCGAGTGCCTACTCGCGTCCGCCGCTGGCGGCGGCTCATGCGCATTCCGTGTCAGCGCCTCCGCTGAGGGAGACGCGGGCGGTGCCAGCGAGGGCGGCCGCAGCTGGGGGTAAGCGGCCGAGGCTGGAGAGGAAGTACTCCAAGATTGTTGACCAGTACCGCTCCTTCGATGAg GTTATCGAAGCATTAGCACAAGCTGGTCTTGAGTCTTCCAATTTAATCATAGGAATCGATTTCACAAAGAGTAATGAATGGACAG GAAAGAATTCGTTCAATGGCATGAGCCTGCATCATATTGGTGAAACCCCAAATCCTTATGAACAGGCAATATCCATCATTGGGCAGACCTTATCAGCTTTTGACGAGGATAATTTAATTCCTTGTTATGGTTTTGGAGATG CATCTACGCATGACCAAGATGTATTTGCTTTCTATCCTGACGAAAGACCATGCAATGGTTTTCAGGAAGCTTTAGCTCGATACAGAGAAATTGTTCCTCACCTTCGCCTTTCTG GTCCTACATCATTCGCCCCAATAATTGAAATGGCCACAACCATTGTGGAGCAAAGTGGCGGCCAATACCATGTTTTAGTAATTATCGCTGATGGGCAG GTCACACGAAGTGTAGATACCGAATTTGGTCAGTTAAGTACCCAGGAGCAAATGACAGTTGATGCTATTGTACAAGCCAG TGAATTTCCCTTGTCTATAATTCtggttggagttggagatggTCCATGGGACATGATGAAGGAATTTGATGACAACATACCGGCTAGGTCTTTTGACAATTTCCAG TTTGTGAACTTCACTGCGATCATGTCAAAGAAGATAAGTCAAAGCAAAAAGGAAACGGAGTTTGCCCTTTCAGCACTCATGGAAATTCCATTGCAGTACAAGGCAACATTAGAGCTTGGACTTTTAGG ACGTCGACTTGCAAAATCGCCTGAGCGGGTTCCACTTCCTCCACCCTTCGCAAGTTATAGCACTGTTTCAAGAGCAGCACCATCTCGGGCAAATAGCTATCGAAGCGTGCCTTCACGTCCTAGAGAGGAGCCAACTGTAGATTCAACTATCACAGCATCAGTGACATCCCCACCAGCTGTCGAAACTAGAGTTCCAGAACCTCAA ATGTGCCCAGTTTGCCTTTCCAAACCCCGGGACATGGCATTTGGTTGTGGTCACCAG ACATGTTCGGAATGTGGACCACAAGTCGcagattgccccatctgtcgaAGGCCCATTGATACGAGAGTAAAATTGTACTAG